Proteins encoded within one genomic window of Gasterosteus aculeatus chromosome 18, fGasAcu3.hap1.1, whole genome shotgun sequence:
- the nt5e gene encoding 5'-nucleotidase isoform X3: protein MFSTEASLCRPAHRSHDQTVVSIIFSSGTLVFGNHEFDNGVEGLMAPFMKQIKCPLLSANIRATGALASTFGISFLPYKILTVGREKVGVVGYTSKETPHLSQPGPDVLFEDEVSALQRQVDKLLALGVQKVVALGHSGFTVDQQVAREVRGVDVVIGGHSNTFLYSGPAPSSEVPAGPYPFMVQSADGRQVPVVQAYAYGKYLGYLKVTFDKEGNVLKSTGNPILLDSSVPQDPIVLADVEEWKKKLANYSAQVLGSTQVFLNGSDKECRFRECNLGNLICDAMVENSLSGSKMDQWNHVSASIFNGGGVRTSIDERSRSGSITTEDLISVLPFGGTFDLVQLKGSTLLRAFEHSVKRYGENTGEFLQVSGFRVEFDLSRPADHRVKSLAVLCTRCRVPRYQPVRGEEVYMVVLPSYMVTGGDGFSMIAEEMLKHDSGSLDLSVVSDYITRKQKVYPAVEGRVKIYNSASGPPAPLVALVLVVLLWTVCWTM from the exons ATGTTTTCCACCGAGGCGTCTCTCTGCCGCCCCGCCCACAGGTCACATGACCAGACTGTGGTTTCCATCATCTTCTCTTCCGGAACACTG gtgtTCGGGAACCACGAGTTTGACAACGGGGTGGAGGGCCTCATGGCGCCCTTCATGAAGCAGATCAAGTGCCCCCTCCTCAGCGCCAACATCAGAGCAACCGGCGCTCTGGCCTCCACCTTCGGCATCTCCTTCCTACCCTACAAGATCCTGACTGTGGGCAGGGAGAAGGTGGGCGTGGTGGGATACACGTCGAAGGAAACGCCCCACCTCTCCCAACCAG gaCCTGACGTGCTCTTTGAGGACGAGGTGAGCGCTCTGCAGCGTCAGGTGGACAAGCTGCTCGCGCTGGGAGTCCAGAAGGTCGTCGCTCTGGGACACTCGGGCTTCACCGTGGACCAGCAGGTGGCCCGTGAGGTCCGCGGGGTGGACGTGGTGATCGGGGGGCACAGCAACACCTTCCTGTACAGCG gccccgccccctcctccgaGGTCCCTGCAGGTCCGTATCCCTTCATGGTGCAGTCGGCCGACGGCCGGCAGGTCCCTGTGGTGCAGGCCTACGCCTACGGGAAGTACCTGGGCTACCTGAAGGTGACCTTCGACAAGGAGGGGAACGTCCTGAAGTCCACGGGGAACCCCATTCTGCTGGACAGCAGCGTCCCGCAGG ATCCAATTGTTCTCGCCGACGTGGAGGAGTGGAAGAAGAAACTGGCCAACTACTCGGCCCAGGTGTTGGGAAGCACGCAGGTCTTCCTGAACGGGTCCGACAAGGAGTGTCGGTTTCGGGAATGCAACCTGGGGAACCTGATCTGTGATGCCATG GTGGAAAACAGCCTCAGTGGGTCCAAAATGGACCAGTGGAACCACGTCAGCGCCAGCATCTTCAACGGAGGAGGCGTCCGCACGTCCATCGACGAGCGCTCCAGGAGCG GTTCGATCACCACGGAGGACCTGATCTCCGTGTTGCCCTTCGGGGGAACCTTCGACCTGGTGCAGCTGAAAGGCTCCACGCTGCTCCGAGCCTTCGAGCACTCGGTGAAGCGATACGGAGAAAACACTGGGGAATTCCTGCAGGTCTCTG GGTTCCGCGTGGAGTTCGACCTCTCCCGCCCGGCGGACCACCGCGTGAAAAGCCTCGCCGTGCTCTGCACGCGCTGCCGGGTCCCTCGCTACCAGCCTGTCCGGGGGGAGGAGGTCTACATGGTGGTGCTGCCGTCCTACATGGTGACGGGCGGAGACGGGTTCTCCATGATCGCCGAGGAGATGCTGAAGCACGACAGCG GGAGTTTGGACCTTTCGGTCGTGTCCGACTACATCACACGGAAACAAAAGGTTTATCCCGCCGTCGAGGGACGCGTCAAGATCTACAACTCTGCCTCTGGACCGCCCGCCCCGCTGGTCGCACTGGTTCTAGTGGTGCTGCTGTGGACCGTGTGTTGGACCATGTGA
- the nt5e gene encoding 5'-nucleotidase isoform X1 has protein sequence MESARPQPRLLHLLLHLLLLLGSCVSPSAAWDLVLLHTNDVHARVEETSVHSGKCGGGACFGGVARRSSAIQAVRAKENHVLLLDAGDQFQGTVWFNYYKGAEAAHFMNNLNYDAMVFGNHEFDNGVEGLMAPFMKQIKCPLLSANIRATGALASTFGISFLPYKILTVGREKVGVVGYTSKETPHLSQPGPDVLFEDEVSALQRQVDKLLALGVQKVVALGHSGFTVDQQVAREVRGVDVVIGGHSNTFLYSGPAPSSEVPAGPYPFMVQSADGRQVPVVQAYAYGKYLGYLKVTFDKEGNVLKSTGNPILLDSSVPQDPIVLADVEEWKKKLANYSAQVLGSTQVFLNGSDKECRFRECNLGNLICDAMVENSLSGSKMDQWNHVSASIFNGGGVRTSIDERSRSGSITTEDLISVLPFGGTFDLVQLKGSTLLRAFEHSVKRYGENTGEFLQVSGFRVEFDLSRPADHRVKSLAVLCTRCRVPRYQPVRGEEVYMVVLPSYMVTGGDGFSMIAEEMLKHDSGSLDLSVVSDYITRKQKVYPAVEGRVKIYNSASGPPAPLVALVLVVLLWTVCWTM, from the exons ATGGAATCGGCGCGCCCGCAGCCacggctcctccacctcctcctccacctcctcctgctcctgggCTCCTGCGTGTCCCCCTCGGCAGCCTGGGACCTGGTTCTACTGCACACCAACGACGTGCACGCCCGGGTGGAGGAGACCAGCGTGCACTCTGGGAagtgcggcggcggcgcgtgTTTCGGCGGCGTCGCGCGGAGATCCTCCGCGATCCAGGCAGTGCGCGCGAAGGAGAACcacgtgctgctgctggacgcgGGGGACCAGTTCCAGGGGACCGTGTGGTTCAACTACTACAAGGGGGCCGAGGCGGCTCACTTCATGAACAACCTCAACTACGACGCCATG gtgtTCGGGAACCACGAGTTTGACAACGGGGTGGAGGGCCTCATGGCGCCCTTCATGAAGCAGATCAAGTGCCCCCTCCTCAGCGCCAACATCAGAGCAACCGGCGCTCTGGCCTCCACCTTCGGCATCTCCTTCCTACCCTACAAGATCCTGACTGTGGGCAGGGAGAAGGTGGGCGTGGTGGGATACACGTCGAAGGAAACGCCCCACCTCTCCCAACCAG gaCCTGACGTGCTCTTTGAGGACGAGGTGAGCGCTCTGCAGCGTCAGGTGGACAAGCTGCTCGCGCTGGGAGTCCAGAAGGTCGTCGCTCTGGGACACTCGGGCTTCACCGTGGACCAGCAGGTGGCCCGTGAGGTCCGCGGGGTGGACGTGGTGATCGGGGGGCACAGCAACACCTTCCTGTACAGCG gccccgccccctcctccgaGGTCCCTGCAGGTCCGTATCCCTTCATGGTGCAGTCGGCCGACGGCCGGCAGGTCCCTGTGGTGCAGGCCTACGCCTACGGGAAGTACCTGGGCTACCTGAAGGTGACCTTCGACAAGGAGGGGAACGTCCTGAAGTCCACGGGGAACCCCATTCTGCTGGACAGCAGCGTCCCGCAGG ATCCAATTGTTCTCGCCGACGTGGAGGAGTGGAAGAAGAAACTGGCCAACTACTCGGCCCAGGTGTTGGGAAGCACGCAGGTCTTCCTGAACGGGTCCGACAAGGAGTGTCGGTTTCGGGAATGCAACCTGGGGAACCTGATCTGTGATGCCATG GTGGAAAACAGCCTCAGTGGGTCCAAAATGGACCAGTGGAACCACGTCAGCGCCAGCATCTTCAACGGAGGAGGCGTCCGCACGTCCATCGACGAGCGCTCCAGGAGCG GTTCGATCACCACGGAGGACCTGATCTCCGTGTTGCCCTTCGGGGGAACCTTCGACCTGGTGCAGCTGAAAGGCTCCACGCTGCTCCGAGCCTTCGAGCACTCGGTGAAGCGATACGGAGAAAACACTGGGGAATTCCTGCAGGTCTCTG GGTTCCGCGTGGAGTTCGACCTCTCCCGCCCGGCGGACCACCGCGTGAAAAGCCTCGCCGTGCTCTGCACGCGCTGCCGGGTCCCTCGCTACCAGCCTGTCCGGGGGGAGGAGGTCTACATGGTGGTGCTGCCGTCCTACATGGTGACGGGCGGAGACGGGTTCTCCATGATCGCCGAGGAGATGCTGAAGCACGACAGCG GGAGTTTGGACCTTTCGGTCGTGTCCGACTACATCACACGGAAACAAAAGGTTTATCCCGCCGTCGAGGGACGCGTCAAGATCTACAACTCTGCCTCTGGACCGCCCGCCCCGCTGGTCGCACTGGTTCTAGTGGTGCTGCTGTGGACCGTGTGTTGGACCATGTGA
- the nt5e gene encoding 5'-nucleotidase isoform X2, with protein MVHLTCEAEEDLQASLHSVHTVSHHAPGTNSLSCTCSSPPASGLQTDRKQHVFGNHEFDNGVEGLMAPFMKQIKCPLLSANIRATGALASTFGISFLPYKILTVGREKVGVVGYTSKETPHLSQPGPDVLFEDEVSALQRQVDKLLALGVQKVVALGHSGFTVDQQVAREVRGVDVVIGGHSNTFLYSGPAPSSEVPAGPYPFMVQSADGRQVPVVQAYAYGKYLGYLKVTFDKEGNVLKSTGNPILLDSSVPQDPIVLADVEEWKKKLANYSAQVLGSTQVFLNGSDKECRFRECNLGNLICDAMVENSLSGSKMDQWNHVSASIFNGGGVRTSIDERSRSGSITTEDLISVLPFGGTFDLVQLKGSTLLRAFEHSVKRYGENTGEFLQVSGFRVEFDLSRPADHRVKSLAVLCTRCRVPRYQPVRGEEVYMVVLPSYMVTGGDGFSMIAEEMLKHDSGSLDLSVVSDYITRKQKVYPAVEGRVKIYNSASGPPAPLVALVLVVLLWTVCWTM; from the exons atggtccatctgaccTGTGAGGCTGAGGAGGACCTCCAGGCGTCTCTGCACTCAGTGCACACAGtgtcccatcatgcaccagg gacaaactctctcagctgcacgtgctcgtctccacctgcaagtggattacagactgacaggaagcagcat gtgtTCGGGAACCACGAGTTTGACAACGGGGTGGAGGGCCTCATGGCGCCCTTCATGAAGCAGATCAAGTGCCCCCTCCTCAGCGCCAACATCAGAGCAACCGGCGCTCTGGCCTCCACCTTCGGCATCTCCTTCCTACCCTACAAGATCCTGACTGTGGGCAGGGAGAAGGTGGGCGTGGTGGGATACACGTCGAAGGAAACGCCCCACCTCTCCCAACCAG gaCCTGACGTGCTCTTTGAGGACGAGGTGAGCGCTCTGCAGCGTCAGGTGGACAAGCTGCTCGCGCTGGGAGTCCAGAAGGTCGTCGCTCTGGGACACTCGGGCTTCACCGTGGACCAGCAGGTGGCCCGTGAGGTCCGCGGGGTGGACGTGGTGATCGGGGGGCACAGCAACACCTTCCTGTACAGCG gccccgccccctcctccgaGGTCCCTGCAGGTCCGTATCCCTTCATGGTGCAGTCGGCCGACGGCCGGCAGGTCCCTGTGGTGCAGGCCTACGCCTACGGGAAGTACCTGGGCTACCTGAAGGTGACCTTCGACAAGGAGGGGAACGTCCTGAAGTCCACGGGGAACCCCATTCTGCTGGACAGCAGCGTCCCGCAGG ATCCAATTGTTCTCGCCGACGTGGAGGAGTGGAAGAAGAAACTGGCCAACTACTCGGCCCAGGTGTTGGGAAGCACGCAGGTCTTCCTGAACGGGTCCGACAAGGAGTGTCGGTTTCGGGAATGCAACCTGGGGAACCTGATCTGTGATGCCATG GTGGAAAACAGCCTCAGTGGGTCCAAAATGGACCAGTGGAACCACGTCAGCGCCAGCATCTTCAACGGAGGAGGCGTCCGCACGTCCATCGACGAGCGCTCCAGGAGCG GTTCGATCACCACGGAGGACCTGATCTCCGTGTTGCCCTTCGGGGGAACCTTCGACCTGGTGCAGCTGAAAGGCTCCACGCTGCTCCGAGCCTTCGAGCACTCGGTGAAGCGATACGGAGAAAACACTGGGGAATTCCTGCAGGTCTCTG GGTTCCGCGTGGAGTTCGACCTCTCCCGCCCGGCGGACCACCGCGTGAAAAGCCTCGCCGTGCTCTGCACGCGCTGCCGGGTCCCTCGCTACCAGCCTGTCCGGGGGGAGGAGGTCTACATGGTGGTGCTGCCGTCCTACATGGTGACGGGCGGAGACGGGTTCTCCATGATCGCCGAGGAGATGCTGAAGCACGACAGCG GGAGTTTGGACCTTTCGGTCGTGTCCGACTACATCACACGGAAACAAAAGGTTTATCCCGCCGTCGAGGGACGCGTCAAGATCTACAACTCTGCCTCTGGACCGCCCGCCCCGCTGGTCGCACTGGTTCTAGTGGTGCTGCTGTGGACCGTGTGTTGGACCATGTGA
- the LOC120807720 gene encoding sorting nexin-14: MKSGCDSVALSTGPLERMAGLLACVGHVTRGLKIDVMREAGRQYPVFCFVLLTMVSMTVLLNRYIHILMVFWSFLAGVTTFYCAFGPESLLPNVLFSVKPRSKTRREQALFPLGRSCAVCGKVKCSRHRPTLLLENYQPWLDLKVPSKVDASVAEVFELVLENFVYPWYRDITDDEACVDELRMTFRFFASVLVRRAQKVDVPVVFADKVMKAAMKHIEIIAKARGKVKDSGGLQQAALDEYGADLHMALRSRRDELLYLRRLTEMLFPFVMPPKATDCRSLALLLREVMAGSVMLPTMDFMADPDTVNLMVLLFVDNTPPESPSDPPSPSVPFLQKYADVSSKKPSVLKLELKDIREQQDLLFRFMNFLKQEGAVHVLQFCLTVEEFNDKILSPDLSDSELQRLHGEVLHIYETYCLDESIDKISFDGFIVEEIRNIALGPYGGVVKLQKMHCLFEAYEHVLCLLERVFTPMFCHSDEYFRHLLRGAESPTRSSRINRNPSKRGESFGISRIGNRIKGVFKSSAMEGAMLPPGAMSDLDLELVEEATMVLEDDSPAEPAAPPGSPRNLSAWRLVIPYIDMYEDHVKRERVPVFCIDVERRDRQGVGDQPETWSVYRRYLEFYVLESKLTEFHGTFADAQLPSKRIIGPKNCDFLASKREEFEEYLQRLLQHPELSSSQLLVDFLSPHSVESQFLDRMLPDVNLGKIFKSVPGKLMKEKGQNLDPFIQSFFNSCEAPKPRPSRPELTVLSPSTQSSKKLFNNLFRNNANLPENSERKHDDNILEMISVDGMYDYMMYVGRTVFHTADWLHHGLAAVRILLKNTFEAYMDQFMQSKLEQIFQENHMVSLITQLRDSVFCESSEQRAPEDKQVRAKQTFDEMMNYLPDFVEKCVGQEAKYEGIRLLFESFQQPVLNKQMTYVLLDIAVQELFPELSQGAKDVAV, from the exons ATGAAGAGCGGCTGCGATAGTGTCGCT CTGTCAACAGGTCCTCTGGAGAGGATGGCGGGGCTTTTAGCGTGTGTGGGTCACGTGACGCGAGGACTGAAGATTGACGTCATGAGGGAAGCCGGACGTCAGTATCCAGTCTTCTGCTTTGTGCTGCTCACCATGGTGTCGATGACTGTGCTGCTCAACAG GTACATCCACATCCTGATGGTGTTCTGGTCCTTCCTGGCCGGAGTCACAACCTTCTACTGCGCCTTCGGCCCCGAGTCCCTCCTCCCCAACGTCCTCTTCTCCGTCAAGCCCCGCAGCAAA ACGCGACGGGAGCAGGCGCTGTTTCCTCTGGGCCGCAGCTGTGCCGTCTGCGGGAAGGTGAAGTGCAGCCGCCACCG gccGACGCTGCTCCTTGAAAACTATCAGCCGTGGCTCGACCTGAAGGTTCCTTCAAAGGTGGACGCGTCTGTAGCAGAG GTGTTTGAGTTGGTCCTGGAGAACTTTGTGTACCCGTGGTACAG GGACATCACGGACGACGAGGCGTGCGTGGATGAACTCAGGATGACCTTTCGCTTCTTCGCCTCGGTGCTCGTCCGCCGGGCTCAGAAG GTCGACGTTCCCGTCGTGTTTGCAGACAAAGTGATGAAAGCCGCCATGAAGCACATTGAAATTATTGCAAAAGCTCGAGGAAAAG TGAAGGACTCGGGGGGCCTTCAGCAGGCGGCTCTGGACGAATACGGCGCCGACCTCCACATGGCGCTGCGCAGCCGCAGGGACGAGCTGCTGTACCTGAGGAGGCTGACGGAGATGCTGTTTCCCTTTGTCATGCCGCCCAAAGCGACGGACTGCAG GTctctggccctgctgctgcgGGAGGTGATGGCCGGATCGGTCATGCTGCCCACCATGGACTTCATGGCCGACCCC GACACTGTGAACCTCATGGTGCTGCTGTTTGTGGACAACACTCCA cCCGAGTCGCCCAGCGATCCTCCGTCCCCCTCGGTGCCGTTTTTACAGAAATACGCCGACGTCAGCAGCAAGAAGCCGTCG GTGCTGAAGTTGGAGCTGAAGGATATCCGGGAGCAGCAGGATCTCCTCTTTCGCTTCATGAACTTCCTGAAGCAGGAAGGAGCCGTTCACGTGCTGCAGTTCTGCCTCACTGTGG AGGAGTTCAACGATAAGATCCTGAGTCCGGATCTGAGCGACTCGGAGCTGCAGCGGCTGCACGGCGAGGTGTTGCACATCTACGAGACCTACTGCCTGGACGAGAGCATCGACAAGATCAGCTTCGACGGGTTCATCGTGGAGGAGATCAGGAACA tcgcTCTAGGTCCGTACGGCGGCGTGGTGAAGCTGCAGAAGATGCATTGCCTCTTCGAGGCGTACGAACACGTCCTGTGTCTGCTGGAGAGAGTCTTCACCCCGATGTTCTGCCACAGCGACGAG TACTTCAGACACCTGCTGAGGGGGGCGGAGTCTCCCACCAGGAGCTCCAGAATCAACAG GAACCCGTCTAAGCGTGGCGAGTCGTTCGGGATCAGCAGGATCGGGAACAGGATCAAAGGCGTGTTCAAGAGCAGCGCCATGGAGGGCGCCATGCTGCCGCCCGGCGCCATGAGCGACCTGGACCTCGAGCTG GTGGAGGAGGCCACCATGGTGTTGGAGGACGACTCCCCCGCCGAGCCAGCGGCGCCGCCGGGCTCCCCGAGGAACCTGTCGGCCTGGCGCCTGGTCATCCCGTACATCGACATGTACGAGGACCACGTGAAGCGCGAGAGGGTCCCGGTCTTCTGCATCGACGTGGAGCGCCGCGACCGCCAGGGAG TCGGGGACCAGCCTGAGACGTGGTCTGTGTACCGCAGATACCTGGAGTTCTACGTGCTGGAGTCCAAACTCACCGAGTTCCACG GCACATTTGCAGACGCTCAACTTCCATCCAAAAGAATCATCGGACCAAAGAATTGTGATTTTCTTGCATCCAAAAGGGAGGAATTTGAGGAGTATTTACAG aggCTCCTGCAGCACCCTGAGCTCAGCAGCAGTCAGCTGCTGGtggacttcctgtctcctcaCAGTGTGGAGTCTCAGTTTCTGGACCGGATGCTCCCTGACGTGAACTTGG GAAAGATCTTTAAGTCCGTACCGGGGAAGCTGATGAAAGAG aAAGGACAGAACCTGGACCCGTTCATCCAGTCCTTCTTCAACTCCTGCGAGGCGCCCAAACCCAGACCCAGCCGGCCGGAGCTGACCGTCCTCAGCCCGTCCACCCAGAGCAGCAAGAAG CTTTTCAACAACCTGTTCAGAAACAACGCCAACCTGCCGGAGAATTCAGAGAGGAAACACGACGACAACATCCTGGAGATGATCTCCGTAGACGGCATGTATGACTACATGATGTACGTCG GTCGGACGGTGTTCCACACAGCGGACTGGCTCCATCACGGTCTGGCTGCGGTAAGGATCCTTCTGAAGAACACGTTTGAAGCCTACATGGACCAGTTCATGCAGTCCAAGCTGGAGCAGATCTTCCAGGAGAACCACATGGTGTCCCTCATCACtcagctcagag ACTCGGTGTTCTGTGAGAGCAGTGAGCAGCGAGCTCCTGAGGACAAACAGGTCCGAGCCAAGCAGACCTTCGATGAGATGATGAACTATCTACCAG ACTTCGTGGAAAAGTGCGTCGGCCAGGAGGCGAAATACGAAGGGATCCGCCTCCTGTTCGAGTCCTTCCAGCAGCCCGTCCTCAACAAGCAG ATGACGTACGTCCTCTTGGACATCGCCGTGCAGGAGCTCTTCCCTGAGCTCAGTCAG GGAGCGAAGGACGTCGCCGTGTGA